In Leishmania mexicana MHOM/GT/2001/U1103 complete genome, chromosome 20, one genomic interval encodes:
- a CDS encoding streptococcal hemagglutinin-like protein, translating to MRITAATATVPVGARGAKMRKRKAKTIRAVAAAGALWRPQSQLIFTSNATSVTATSNGELGTSTTAGAISTNGSINGYTVTSSALAIKAAGTGGGGSCGVASVLPMPTAPSSGSAQVPPLSSSSRAAPENQILANETLGAVRRSGAEGFPPSWENGVVSCTMRGAEKARRLADVATTNGLSIDDSSTFTPAEGPLWVAGCAPLDASKAADTGVGASAASFEGVMDNSPFVSSSSLASSDTGCAQPATASHADQRSSATHRRDNGALAERPQLLLSLAQDNRGFLNPGYSCDSSGWSSEDSGASGERAGSDGSAGERRCQGTPSAASFSRAAPSEERGKEGGGAPPPMFTTPLNSGRNRTNLAVFPLTAAEEQSARQVYDTYREQQAKTGYRRSHTSATKHLSHRSASVPPSALSPSTSVGKRELLRLLHGLYHRARATMTCSAAKTAAPTSAPSQRKAVPSTMTVSAADVLHEFPSTKYLLNAAEACFGSRRFRTLIAAVEAGSNALVPIVVRNNDGGAPAVATASRSRLSSSPSQGLTVEETLSFFRHLKCELASDVAKQRKRGPAEPSAKPEAALGDKGRNRPATGAPSQRLLDLQGSQKTRSISAPSFQAASQVCRLPSARAGRRSGRPPPTPMARMAPRPATPASPPPSSPSPSSPSPSYPSPSYPSPSRPGIPGVMGLLGPRKPSGRRKGPRRKTALPPPSPHPFNSNSCTPDATYRGDFIHTYVQRKAFAEIAEGQGCHDDATVALGQLVKALQWFELALNPSVIERMCGLQVQPARESQDISIDFSTFVKIINSGLRCQRYSGGSGSSSAPASASADNDDNPQSNAFVLVLPPEAPARASPVAPPISGLTAADGALLSTGSGGVPCAKAAASITSVRDSEGSNQSLLVPAPASAAVHCRLSSLSSMSTSTASSPASGGSMHRSFLDTDDAYPLVSHDSAMAALCRSIRQRLRRELRRSVSSGPNALLRPRDNQGSGNGGGDGAAQKEGNDPRYSPSSRTVLAFSRSWRSLSLASSVASPMPRGSVRAAGLVGESECAPARRDGEEFLVSPHLSKWLTDTKCSNPLLPQRLCEQPSPSPSPLVGHALPPPSHPYTLTPTPRAPPAEPAEGGEGPIASQWFPTAQPWRGHGHRLAAPPPAGPATAQRPSLSTAVARRCRRHQGSMHLITSLSPYSNSVHGTRRSASHCWSRIATLSTLSRSRRSSLLHSYDSQPALYSLQLSEPELSAAFLSQSLPAQTTSRRPKWNRPASAYTRLTAAPTHDACIARVSHPPLSPAIRSSPLPYRRRLFQAG from the coding sequence ATGCGTATCAccgcggcgacagcgaccgTCCCCGTCGGTGCCCGAGGCGCCAAAATGCGCAAAAGGAAGGCAAAGACCatccgcgccgtcgccgcggcaggcgcaCTATGGCGCCCCCAATCGCAGCTCATCTTCACTTCTAACGCCACATCTGTGACAGCGACGTCGAACGGCGAACTTGGCACCTCCACAACCGCGGGGGCCATCAGCACCAATGGCAGCATCAATGGCTACACCGTCACCTCATCAGCGCTGGCGATAAAGGCTGCAGGTactggaggcggtggcagctgTGGGGTTGCCTCGGTGCTCCCCATGCCCACCGCGCCATCCTCTGGTAGCGCTCAAGttccgccgctgtcgtcgtcaaGCCGCGCTGCACCGGAAAACCAGATTTTGGCGAATGAAACTCTCGGAGCGGTGAGGCGATCAGGCGCCGAGGGGTTTCCGCCCTCGTGGGAGAATGGCGTCGTCAGTTGCACGATGCGAGGAGCTGAAAAGGCGCGCCGTCTCGCGGACGTCGCCACGACGAACGGCCTCAGCATAGACGACTCAAGTACGTTCACCCCTGCTGAGGGGCCGCTCTGGGTGGCCGGCTGCGCCCCTCTTGATGCTTCCAAGGCTGCAGACACCGGTGTgggcgccagcgctgcttcaTTCGAAGGAGTGATGGACAACTCGCCCTTCGTGTCGAGCTCCTCCTTGGCTTCTTCCGACACGGGATGTGCGCAGCCGGCAACAGCCTCTCACGCAGACCAGCGGTCCTCAGCGACGCACCGGCGCGACAACGGCGCTCTTGCGGAGCGGCCGCAGCTACTCCTGTCGCTCGCGCAGGACAACCGGGGCTTTCTCAATCCTGGCTACTCGTGCGACTCCTCAGGCTGGAGCAGTgaggacagcggcgccagcggtgAGCGTGCAGGtagcgacggcagcgccggtgaGAGAAGGTGCCAGGGTACCCCATCAGCGGCATCTTTCAGTCGAGCCGCACCATCGGAGGAGCGCGGAaaagagggcggcggcgcgcctccgccgatGTTCACTACCCCTTTGAATAGCGGCAGGAATCGGACCAACCTCGCTGTCTTCCCGCTGACCGCCGCAGAGGAGCAGTCAGCCCGGCAAGTGTACGACACCTACCGAGAACAGCAAGCGAAAACGGGTTATCGCAGAAGTCACACCAGCGCCACTAAGCACCTCTCTCACCGCTCTGCTTCCGTGCCCCCATCTGCCCTGAGCCCTTCCACGTCTGTAGGGAAGCGTGAGTTGCTGCGGCTACTTCACGGGCTTTATCACCGTGCACGGGCCACGATGACATGTAGTGCCGCTAAGACCGCCGCGCCGACGTCTGCCCCGTCGCAGAGGAAGGCGGTGCCATCAACGATGACCGTTAGCGCGGCAGACGTGCTGCACGAGTTTCCTTCCACCAAGTACCTGCTCAACGCGGCTGAGGCATGCTTTGGCAGCCGTCGCTTCCGAACTCTCATAGCTGCTGTGGAGGCAGGCAGTAACGCCCTCGTCCCCATCGTAGTTCGAAACAACGACGGAGGAGCGCCAGCCGTGGCCACTGCGTCACGGTCAcggttgtcgtcgtcgccatctcAAGGATTGACCGTGGAGGAGACTCTCTCCTTCTTTAGGCACCTCAAGTGTGAACTGGCCTCGGATGTGGCCAAGCAACGGAAGAGGGGGCCGGCAGAGCCGTCCGCGAAGCCGGAAGCGGCGCTGGGGGACAAAGGGCGGAATCGCCCAGCGACGGGTGCTCCATCCCAGCGACTACTTGATCTGCAGGGTTCGCAGAAGACGCGTAGTATTTCTGCCCCCAGTTTTCAAGCTGCATCCCAGGTGTGCCGTCTACCTTCTGCGCGGGCCGGTCGACGCAGCGGCCGACCCCCACCGACTCCTATGGCGCGGATGGCGCCGCGGCCTGCCACGCCGGCGTCTCCCCCACCGTCGTctccctcaccgtcgtctcCCTCACCGTCGTATCCCTCACCGTCGTATCCCTCACCGTCGAGGCCAGGGATTCCCGGGGTGATGGGGTTGCTGGGTCCTCGGAAGCCAAGTGGACGGCGTAAGGGCCCGCGCAGAAAaacagcgctgccgccgccgtcgccgcatcCGTTCAATAGCAACTCGTGCACGCCAGACGCAACTTACAGGGGTGACTTCATCCACACATATGTGCAACGCAAGGCGTTTGCCGAGATCGCCGAAGGCCAGGGCTGCCACGATGACGCCACCGTGGCACTGGGGCAACTGGTGAAAGCGCTGCAGTGGTTCGAGCTGGCGCTCAACCCCAGCGTCATCGAACGGATGTGCGGGTTGCAGGTGCAGCCCGCGCGTGAATCGCAGGACATCTCCATCGACTTCAGTACCTTTGTGAAGATCATCAACTCGGGCTTGCGTTGCCAGCGCTACAGTgggggcagcggctcctCTTCAGCACCTGCCTCCGCGTCGGCGGACAACGACGACAATCCGCAGTCCAACGCGTTTGTGCTGGTGTTGCCCCCAGAGGCGCCTGCACGGGCTTCCCCTGTGGCGCCGCCCATTTCCGGTTTGACGGCGGCCGACGGTGCATTGCTCAGCACGGGTAGCGGGGGTGTGCCTTGCGCTAAGGCTGCTGCCTCCATCACCTCAGTGCGTGACAGCGAGGGCTCGAATCAGTCGCTCTTGGTCCCTGCCCCAgcctctgccgcggtgcATTGTCGATTGAGCAGCCTCAGCAGCATGTCGACTTCAACCGCCTCTTCACCGGCAAGTGGCGGCAGCATGCACAGGTCATTTTTGGACACAGACGATGCGTACCCATTGGTGAGTCATGACTCCGCCATGGCAGCGCTTTGCCGCAGTATTCgccagcggctgcgccgagAGCTGCGGCGGAGCGTGAGCAGTGGGCCtaatgcgctgctgcgaccaCGAGACAACCaaggcagcggcaacgggggtggcgatggcgcggcgcAAAAGGAAGGAAACGACCCACGGTATTCTCCATCTAGCCGGACGGTGTTGGCTTTCTCGCGCTCGTGGAGGTCGTTGTCTTTGGCCTCCTCCGTAGCGTCGCCAATGCCCAGGGGGAGCGTGAGGGCTGCCGGTCTAGTTGGTGAGAGCGAATGCGCTCCTGCACGTCGCGATGGCGAGGAATTCTTGGTGTCGCCACACTTGTCGAAGTGGCTTACTGACACAAAGTGTAGCAACCCGCTGCTTCCCCAGAGGCTATGCGAgcagccgtcgccgtcgccgtcgccgcttgTAGGTCATGctttgcctcctccctcgcatCCGTACACGCTGACCCCTACGCCAAGAGCCCCGCCTGCGGAGCCCGCCGAAGGAGGTGAGGGCCCCATTGCCTCCCAGTGGTTCCCCACAGCGCAGCCTTGGCGGGGGCACGGGCACCGActcgctgctccgccgcccgccGGACCGGCTACTGCACAAAGACCATCTCTCTCCACTGCCGTGGCGAGGCGGTGTCGCCGGCATCAAGGATCAATGCACCTTATCACGTCCCTGTCGCCTTACAGCAATTCAGTCCATGGCACCCGACGGTCCGCAAGCCATTGCTGGTCGCGCATCGCGACTCTATCAACGTTGAGTCGGTCGCGAAGGTCGTCGTTGCTGCACTCCTATGACAGTCAGCCAGCGCTGTATTCGCTCCAACTTTCGGAACCCGAATTGTCTGCCGCTTTCCTGTCCCAGTCTTTGCCTGCACAGACAACGTCGAGGCGCCCGAAATGGAACCGCCCAGCAAGCGCCTATACGCGACTCACGGCGGCACCAACGCATGACGCCTGCATAGCGCGCGTGTcgcacccccctctctcaccaGCCATCAgatcgtcgccgctgccgtatCGGCGGCGGCTCTTCCAGGCCGGCTAG